In the Herpetosiphon gulosus genome, one interval contains:
- the accB gene encoding acetyl-CoA carboxylase biotin carboxyl carrier protein: MSEQTPEQNLLTEDVRELLRLITQTDITELSLERGDAKIHVKRTPYAVAAPVVVTSGVAAAPVAVNLAETPAAPIGQPITSPMVGTFYASPSPKDPAYVKVGDEVHPGDVIGIVEAMKMMNEIESEIHGRVAAIHVENSQPVEYGQVLISIVPLD, from the coding sequence ATGAGTGAGCAAACACCCGAACAGAATTTACTCACCGAGGATGTGCGTGAGTTGCTGCGGTTAATCACCCAAACTGATATTACTGAGCTAAGCCTTGAGCGTGGCGATGCCAAAATTCATGTCAAGCGCACGCCCTATGCGGTGGCGGCCCCCGTGGTTGTAACCAGTGGTGTAGCGGCTGCGCCAGTTGCTGTCAACCTTGCCGAAACACCTGCCGCTCCCATTGGTCAACCAATTACATCGCCAATGGTAGGAACCTTCTATGCTTCGCCATCACCCAAAGACCCAGCCTACGTCAAAGTTGGCGATGAGGTTCATCCAGGCGATGTGATTGGCATCGTCGAAGCCATGAAGATGATGAACGAAATCGAGAGCGAAATTCATGGGCGGGTAGCCGCGATTCACGTTGAAAATAGTCAGCCTGTTGAATATGGTCAAGTGCTAATTTCAATCGTGCCGCTTGATTAA
- the efp gene encoding elongation factor P yields the protein MVSTGEVRKGLTLIIDGELFRVMEANHVKQGRGTAFLRLTLRNVRTSATTVKTFMAGERFEVARLSTRNVQYLYREDNYIYVMNTETYDQFPVSVDLLEDALLYIRENETFDVLTYEDEVLDISLPPSVEMVVVETEPNYKGDTASGGGKPATTDTGLVVQVPSFVAVGERIRVDTTNGKYITRI from the coding sequence ATGGTCTCAACAGGTGAAGTACGCAAAGGTCTAACCCTCATTATTGATGGTGAATTGTTCCGCGTGATGGAAGCCAACCACGTCAAGCAAGGTCGTGGCACGGCATTCTTGCGCCTGACCTTACGCAATGTCCGCACCAGTGCTACAACGGTTAAAACGTTTATGGCTGGCGAACGCTTCGAAGTTGCCCGCTTGTCAACCCGTAACGTGCAATATCTCTATCGCGAAGATAATTACATCTATGTGATGAACACCGAAACCTACGATCAATTCCCGGTTAGCGTGGATTTGCTCGAAGATGCGTTGTTGTACATTCGCGAAAACGAAACCTTCGACGTTTTGACCTACGAAGATGAAGTGCTGGATATTTCGTTGCCACCTTCAGTTGAGATGGTCGTGGTTGAAACCGAGCCAAACTACAAAGGCGATACCGCTTCAGGTGGCGGCAAGCCTGCAACCACCGATACAGGCTTGGTGGTTCAAGTGCCTTCATTCGTCGCGGTTGGCGAACGGATTCGGGTTGATACCACCAACGGTAAGTACATTACTCGGATCTAA
- a CDS encoding Xaa-Pro peptidase family protein — MSQERLAALRMLFEAAQIDGLLVANSQNRRYLSGFTGSAGLLIIDAQRALLISDGRYTVQAAQEASQFETITRTLDESLYSCVGRHIAPITRLGFEPATLSVADYNALRQALPADVTLVAIGALTEQLRAIKSSEEVAALRQAINITDQALAAVKPMLRPSMLEREVAWELHKAIVEHGGDGLAFEIIVGAGLNSALPHYHAGNAPLGQGQPIVVDFGALYAGYHGDMTRTLVLGQPDAKFDEIYGIVRHALADATNGISANTTGKEADALARNVIEASGYGEYFSHGTGHGVGLQIHEEPRLSRVHNDLLPVGSIFSIEPGIYLPDWGGVRLENLVLLNANGVETLTQSPLDPIIVIEQA, encoded by the coding sequence GTGTCTCAAGAACGGCTCGCAGCGTTGCGGATGCTTTTTGAAGCAGCCCAAATCGATGGATTGTTGGTCGCTAATAGCCAAAATCGACGCTATTTGAGCGGGTTTACTGGCTCGGCAGGCTTGTTGATTATTGATGCTCAACGGGCATTATTAATCAGCGATGGCCGTTATACCGTGCAAGCAGCCCAAGAGGCCAGCCAATTTGAAACGATCACCCGCACGCTTGATGAAAGCTTGTATAGCTGTGTTGGCCGCCATATTGCACCGATCACGCGCTTGGGCTTTGAGCCAGCAACCCTCAGCGTTGCCGATTACAATGCCTTACGCCAAGCCTTGCCTGCTGATGTAACCTTGGTTGCCATTGGGGCATTGACCGAGCAACTCCGCGCGATCAAAAGCAGTGAAGAAGTTGCGGCCTTGCGCCAAGCAATTAACATTACCGACCAAGCCTTAGCCGCAGTCAAGCCGATGTTGCGCCCAAGCATGCTCGAACGCGAAGTTGCCTGGGAATTGCACAAGGCGATTGTTGAGCATGGCGGCGATGGTTTAGCCTTTGAGATTATTGTGGGTGCTGGCTTGAATAGCGCTTTGCCCCATTATCACGCTGGCAACGCCCCGCTGGGCCAAGGCCAGCCGATTGTGGTCGATTTTGGGGCGCTCTATGCTGGCTATCATGGCGATATGACGCGCACATTGGTTTTAGGCCAGCCCGATGCCAAATTTGATGAAATTTATGGCATTGTGCGCCACGCCCTTGCCGATGCAACCAACGGTATCAGCGCCAACACCACTGGCAAAGAAGCCGATGCCTTGGCTCGCAATGTGATCGAAGCCTCAGGCTATGGCGAATATTTCAGCCATGGCACAGGCCACGGGGTTGGCCTACAAATTCATGAAGAGCCACGGCTCAGTCGTGTGCATAACGATCTGCTGCCAGTTGGCTCAATTTTTAGCATTGAGCCAGGCATTTATCTGCCCGATTGGGGCGGCGTGCGGCTCGAAAACTTGGTTTTGCTCAACGCCAATGGCGTTGAAACTCTTACACAATCGCCACTTGACCCGATTATTGTGATCGAGCAAGCCTAA
- a CDS encoding class I SAM-dependent methyltransferase — protein MTKSTVETIRARFDADVERFSNLETGQSATVDAPLAMTLVAQAAAATTPNARHMLDIGCGAGNYSLRILQELPNLDVTLIDLSLPMLERAQQRVGAATTGTVTALQGDVRQLELGNEQVDIIVAAAVFHHLRDDAEWQAVFAQCYAALRPGGSLWIFDLVEHSSEAVHNLMWQRYGQYLSDFRDEAYRDQVFEYIEIEDSPRPLLWQIDILRNVGFQKIDILHKNSCFAAFGGVK, from the coding sequence ATGACCAAATCAACCGTTGAAACGATTCGTGCCCGCTTCGATGCTGATGTTGAGCGTTTTTCCAATTTGGAAACTGGTCAATCAGCGACCGTCGATGCCCCGTTAGCAATGACTTTAGTTGCCCAAGCTGCCGCTGCCACCACTCCTAATGCTCGTCATATGTTGGATATTGGCTGCGGCGCTGGCAACTATAGCCTACGAATCTTGCAAGAATTACCTAACCTTGATGTGACCCTGATCGATTTGAGTTTGCCAATGCTTGAGCGAGCGCAACAACGGGTCGGGGCGGCCACAACAGGCACGGTTACTGCACTGCAAGGCGATGTACGCCAGCTTGAATTGGGCAATGAGCAGGTTGATATTATTGTGGCAGCGGCGGTATTTCACCACCTACGCGACGATGCTGAATGGCAGGCGGTCTTTGCCCAATGTTATGCAGCCTTGCGGCCAGGCGGCTCGCTGTGGATTTTCGATCTAGTGGAACATTCCAGTGAGGCCGTCCATAACTTGATGTGGCAACGCTATGGCCAATATCTCAGTGATTTCCGCGATGAGGCTTACCGCGACCAAGTATTTGAGTATATCGAAATCGAAGATTCGCCGCGCCCATTGCTCTGGCAAATTGACATTTTGCGCAACGTTGGCTTCCAAAAGATCGATATTTTGCATAAAAATAGCTGCTTTGCTGCGTTTGGCGGGGTAAAATAG
- a CDS encoding SDR family oxidoreductase, which produces MKLLDKVIVITGGSRGLGLAMAEAMLRQGAKVVIAGRDQASLEQALAQLKRQSSHVLATTCDVGDLAAIEALRDQTIAQFGKLDVWINNAGVAGPYGATVAIHPRDYRRVIDTNIFGTYHGSITALKHFQQQGHGKLINLFGRGDTGPVPFQTAYGASKSWVRNFTLALAKEHRNQAIEVLGFNPGLMTTDMLTDVQVMAGYEAKLEALSTILRMWGNPPSVPAQKAVWLASKATDGRNGLTISLLSPPRLLLGALKEVIRRVRGKPAPALPIKMTTID; this is translated from the coding sequence ATGAAACTTTTAGATAAAGTGATTGTCATTACTGGTGGTAGCCGTGGCTTGGGCTTGGCAATGGCCGAAGCAATGTTGCGCCAAGGAGCCAAAGTTGTGATTGCTGGCCGCGATCAGGCCAGTCTTGAACAAGCCCTGGCTCAACTCAAACGCCAATCGAGCCATGTGCTGGCGACAACCTGCGATGTTGGCGATTTGGCAGCAATCGAAGCGCTACGCGATCAAACCATCGCCCAGTTTGGCAAACTTGATGTCTGGATCAACAATGCTGGCGTGGCTGGGCCTTATGGTGCGACTGTGGCAATTCATCCTCGCGATTATCGGCGCGTGATCGACACGAATATTTTTGGCACATACCACGGCTCAATTACTGCGCTCAAACATTTTCAACAACAAGGTCATGGCAAATTGATCAATCTGTTTGGGCGGGGCGATACTGGGCCTGTGCCGTTTCAAACCGCCTATGGTGCTAGCAAAAGCTGGGTACGCAATTTTACCTTGGCCCTCGCCAAAGAACATCGCAACCAAGCCATCGAAGTTTTGGGCTTTAACCCAGGCTTGATGACCACCGATATGCTGACTGACGTGCAAGTGATGGCGGGCTACGAGGCCAAACTTGAAGCGCTCAGCACGATCTTGCGCATGTGGGGCAATCCGCCCAGTGTGCCTGCCCAGAAAGCGGTTTGGCTGGCATCGAAGGCCACCGATGGCCGCAATGGCTTGACAATCAGCCTGCTTTCGCCACCACGTTTGCTGCTGGGAGCACTCAAAGAAGTAATTCGGCGTGTACGCGGCAAGCCCGCCCCAGCATTACCAATCAAAATGACCACCATCGATTAA
- a CDS encoding haloacid dehalogenase-like hydrolase: protein MKLLLWDIDGTLIRSHGRSLEAFKAAFQRVYEVDLPLSSTAGKTDGLIVRETLHTWDEVAILERLEQFYVVYEGELQARFEYLQHETTILHGVHAALSHLQAHTIHSLLTGNMQRTAKIKLDAVDLSRHFRWEWGAFGSDSHIRNDLVPVALQRAQAAGWHGTFDDVVVIGDTPFDIACAKIAGACSVAVATGRFSLEQLAEHQPDLLLEDLTHYEALLQFITT, encoded by the coding sequence ATGAAATTGCTGCTCTGGGATATTGATGGAACCCTGATTCGGTCACATGGGCGCAGTCTTGAAGCTTTCAAGGCTGCGTTTCAGCGTGTATACGAGGTTGATCTGCCGCTTAGCTCGACTGCTGGCAAAACCGATGGCTTGATCGTTCGCGAGACCTTGCATACTTGGGATGAGGTGGCGATTCTCGAACGGCTTGAGCAATTTTATGTGGTTTACGAAGGTGAATTGCAGGCCCGTTTTGAATATCTACAACATGAAACCACAATTTTACATGGGGTTCATGCAGCCTTGAGCCACTTACAAGCGCATACAATTCACTCGCTGCTGACTGGCAATATGCAACGCACCGCCAAGATCAAACTCGATGCCGTCGATCTCAGTCGCCATTTTCGTTGGGAATGGGGTGCGTTCGGCTCGGATAGCCATATTCGCAACGATTTAGTGCCCGTGGCATTGCAACGAGCACAAGCTGCTGGTTGGCATGGCACGTTTGATGATGTGGTGGTAATTGGTGATACGCCGTTTGATATTGCTTGCGCCAAAATTGCTGGAGCATGCTCGGTCGCCGTGGCAACTGGTCGCTTCAGCCTCGAACAACTTGCTGAGCACCAGCCCGATTTGCTGTTGGAAGATCTGACCCATTATGAAGCGCTGCTTCAATTTATAACTACCTGA
- the gatA gene encoding Asp-tRNA(Asn)/Glu-tRNA(Gln) amidotransferase subunit GatA, with protein MMALHELTIAEARAQLDRGEITSVQLTEALLERIAALEPTLHSFLTQTPDLALQQAQAADERIKAGNATSLTGIPLGIKDVIVTKDVRTTCGSKVLENWVPPYDATVVSKLNEAGTVTLGKLNMDEFAMGSSNENSAFGGTRNPWDTERVPGGSSGGSAAAVAAGQAFGTLGTDTGGSIRQPAALCGIVGLKPTYGRVSRYGLVAFASSLDQCGPFARTVEDVALLLETISGHDPKDSTSANLPVPDYRASLTGDIRGLKVGVPSEYFVDGMEPGVEKAVRTAIEQIKDLGAEIVEVSLPHTKYALPVYYIIAPAECSTNLARFDGVRYGVRLEGNGLFDEIESTRGQLFGSEVRRRIMLGTYALSSGYYDAYYRRAQQVRTLIRRDFQEVWSKVDLLAAPTSPSVAFKIGEKADDPVAMYLSDVCTLPINLAGVPGLVVPCGFSDNLPTGLQLIGKPFDEATLLRVGHAYEQHNSWYKQHPSL; from the coding sequence ATTATGGCCCTCCATGAATTGACAATTGCCGAGGCCCGCGCCCAATTGGATCGCGGTGAGATTACCTCGGTGCAACTGACCGAGGCTCTGCTGGAACGCATCGCCGCGTTAGAGCCAACCCTGCATTCGTTTTTAACTCAAACGCCCGATTTGGCTTTGCAACAAGCGCAAGCTGCCGACGAGCGCATCAAGGCTGGCAACGCCACAAGCTTAACTGGCATTCCGTTGGGCATTAAAGATGTGATTGTCACCAAAGATGTGCGTACCACCTGCGGCTCGAAAGTGTTGGAGAATTGGGTTCCACCCTACGATGCCACCGTCGTGAGCAAACTCAACGAGGCTGGCACGGTAACTCTCGGCAAGCTCAATATGGATGAGTTTGCTATGGGTTCGTCCAACGAAAATAGTGCTTTTGGTGGTACACGCAACCCATGGGATACCGAACGTGTGCCTGGTGGCTCATCGGGTGGTTCGGCGGCGGCGGTTGCTGCTGGTCAAGCTTTTGGCACGTTAGGCACTGATACTGGTGGCTCAATTCGCCAGCCTGCCGCTTTGTGTGGGATTGTCGGTTTGAAGCCAACCTATGGGCGGGTTTCGCGCTATGGTTTAGTGGCCTTTGCCTCATCACTCGATCAATGTGGGCCATTCGCTCGCACAGTTGAAGACGTGGCACTGCTGCTCGAAACCATCTCAGGCCATGATCCCAAAGATTCGACCAGCGCCAATTTGCCAGTGCCCGATTATCGCGCTAGCTTAACTGGCGACATTCGCGGCCTCAAAGTTGGCGTGCCCAGTGAATATTTCGTTGATGGCATGGAGCCTGGGGTTGAAAAAGCGGTACGCACGGCGATTGAGCAGATTAAGGATTTGGGTGCTGAAATCGTTGAGGTTTCGCTGCCCCACACCAAATATGCCTTGCCAGTGTATTACATCATTGCTCCAGCCGAATGTAGCACCAACTTGGCTCGCTTCGATGGCGTGCGCTATGGCGTGCGCTTGGAAGGCAATGGGCTGTTCGATGAAATTGAATCGACCCGCGGCCAATTGTTTGGCTCGGAGGTGCGCCGCCGGATTATGCTTGGAACGTATGCGCTCTCATCGGGCTATTACGATGCCTACTATCGCCGTGCCCAACAAGTGCGTACCTTGATTCGCCGCGACTTCCAAGAGGTTTGGAGTAAAGTCGATTTATTGGCAGCGCCAACCTCGCCCAGCGTGGCCTTCAAAATTGGCGAAAAAGCTGATGATCCAGTGGCGATGTATCTTTCGGATGTGTGTACCTTGCCAATTAACTTGGCTGGTGTGCCTGGCTTGGTCGTGCCATGTGGCTTTAGCGACAATTTGCCAACCGGCCTGCAATTGATTGGCAAGCCGTTCGATGAAGCAACCTTGCTGCGCGTCGGCCATGCCTACGAGCAACATAACAGCTGGTACAAACAACATCCAAGTTTGTAG